A genomic window from Candidatus Binataceae bacterium includes:
- a CDS encoding CoA transferase, with translation MAGAMSGVRILDLTSMVAGPVATMMLADQGAEVIKIEPLHGELMRHFGGGPRGMTATFLCCNRNKRSLAIDLKTPDGLAILRKLIATADAFIHNFRPGTAERIGLGESDVRKARPDIVYVSISGFGETGPYVEQRAYDPVIQALSGLADIQRERDTGRPRMVRTIIADYTTALTAAQAITAALFARQRSGEGQHVRLAMLDAMIAYLWPEAMPSLTYVGEETDPSDGEMGPDLVFATQDRYVTAGALSDDEWAGMCRALRREDLITDPRFRTARDRTVNAVARREIVSAELEKWTAAEILPRLLENDVPSAAVLRRIEILDDPQVRENGTLVEIESEALGRVRMPRPAARFDRTPSTIREMAPALGADSAAILSELGYDAQAIVQFARAGVTRDRSTK, from the coding sequence ATGGCGGGTGCGATGAGCGGCGTGCGCATTCTCGATCTGACCAGTATGGTCGCAGGTCCGGTTGCGACGATGATGCTCGCAGACCAGGGCGCCGAGGTTATCAAGATCGAACCGCTGCACGGCGAGCTGATGCGTCACTTCGGCGGCGGCCCGCGCGGGATGACGGCGACGTTCCTGTGCTGCAATCGGAACAAGCGCTCGCTCGCGATCGATCTGAAAACTCCCGACGGGCTCGCGATCCTGCGCAAGCTGATCGCGACCGCCGACGCGTTCATTCACAACTTCCGGCCCGGCACCGCCGAGCGTATCGGGCTCGGCGAGAGTGATGTGCGCAAGGCGCGGCCCGATATCGTTTATGTATCGATCAGCGGATTTGGCGAGACCGGCCCGTATGTCGAGCAGCGCGCGTACGATCCGGTTATCCAGGCGCTGTCGGGCCTCGCGGATATTCAGCGCGAGCGCGACACGGGACGGCCGCGGATGGTGCGCACGATTATCGCCGACTACACGACCGCGCTCACTGCGGCGCAGGCGATCACGGCGGCGCTCTTCGCGCGGCAGCGTAGCGGTGAAGGCCAGCACGTGCGGCTCGCAATGCTTGACGCAATGATCGCGTACCTCTGGCCGGAGGCGATGCCGAGTCTCACTTATGTCGGCGAGGAGACCGATCCGTCCGACGGCGAGATGGGTCCCGATCTCGTCTTCGCGACGCAGGATCGCTATGTCACTGCCGGCGCGCTTTCCGACGATGAATGGGCCGGGATGTGCCGCGCGCTGCGCCGCGAGGATCTCATTACTGATCCACGTTTCAGGACTGCACGCGATCGCACCGTCAACGCGGTTGCGCGTCGCGAGATCGTATCGGCGGAGCTGGAAAAATGGACCGCGGCCGAGATTCTGCCGCGCCTGCTGGAAAACGACGTTCCCTCTGCGGCCGTGTTGCGGCGGATCGAAATCCTGGACGATCCGCAGGTACGCGAGAACGGCACGCTGGTTGAGATCGAAAGCGAGGCGCTGGGCCGCGTGCGGATGCCGCGCCCGGCGGCGCGTTTCGATCGCACGCCTTCGACGATTCGCGAGATGGCGCCAGCGCTCGGCGCAGATTCGGCCGCGATACTTTCAGAACTCGGATACGACGCCCAGGCGATCGTGCAGTTCGCGCGCGCCGGTGTGACGCGAGATCGATCAACGAAGTGA
- a CDS encoding glutathione S-transferase family protein: MAHDLTLWGVGTSRTMRAHWMLLELDLEYETQPIQPRTGETLRDDYQRINPRHKIPALRHGDFIVTESAAIVQYLVETFGDPRKFYIPCDAKSRAALNEWCFFIMTELDAGSLYVVRRHSDLKQTYGDAPVAIESAKQYFAHNLDAMAERICIGGPYLFGDLPSAADILLMTCLDWAVYCGIVLPKPIAGYQHRMAQRSAYQAALKRNFMQISR; encoded by the coding sequence ATGGCGCATGATCTGACACTGTGGGGCGTTGGCACCAGCCGCACGATGCGGGCGCATTGGATGCTCCTCGAGCTCGACCTCGAATATGAGACGCAGCCGATCCAGCCGCGCACCGGAGAGACCCTGCGCGACGACTATCAGCGCATCAATCCGCGCCACAAGATTCCCGCTCTGCGCCATGGCGATTTCATCGTCACCGAAAGCGCGGCGATAGTCCAATACCTGGTCGAGACCTTCGGCGACCCCCGTAAGTTTTATATTCCGTGCGACGCGAAGAGCCGCGCCGCGCTAAATGAATGGTGCTTCTTCATCATGACGGAACTCGATGCGGGATCGCTGTACGTGGTGCGGCGTCATTCTGATTTGAAGCAGACCTACGGCGATGCGCCAGTCGCAATCGAGTCCGCGAAGCAGTACTTCGCGCACAATCTCGATGCGATGGCCGAGCGAATCTGTATCGGGGGGCCGTATCTGTTTGGTGATCTGCCCAGCGCGGCCGATATCCTGCTGATGACCTGTCTCGACTGGGCCGTCTATTGTGGAATCGTGCTGCCGAAACCGATCGCCGGCTATCAACATCGAATGGCGCAGCGTTCCGCGTACCAGGCGGCGCTCAAACGCAACTTCATGCAAATCAGCCGCTGA
- a CDS encoding SDR family NAD(P)-dependent oxidoreductase produces the protein MERRKATAVVIGAGDYIGGAIARKFALEGFIVYAGRRQGDKLAPLAEEVARQGGILEGRALDARKEEAITAFIQEAEARAPLEVCIFNVGANVNYPLLETTERVFRKVWEMACYGGFLSAREAARVMLPRERGCIFFTGATASMRGGVGYSAFSAAKFGLRAVAQSTARELGPKNIHVAHLIIDAGVDTAWVRDRIREREGDDAMKNFDTSRLMRPAAVADSYWQLYQQPRDAWTFEMEIRPFGEKW, from the coding sequence TTGGAACGCAGGAAGGCAACCGCGGTAGTTATCGGCGCCGGAGATTACATCGGCGGCGCGATCGCCAGGAAGTTCGCGCTCGAAGGATTCATCGTCTATGCCGGCCGGCGCCAGGGCGACAAGCTCGCGCCGCTTGCCGAGGAAGTCGCCAGGCAAGGCGGAATCCTCGAAGGGCGCGCCCTCGACGCGCGCAAAGAAGAAGCGATCACTGCATTCATCCAGGAAGCGGAAGCACGTGCTCCGCTCGAGGTATGCATCTTCAACGTCGGGGCCAACGTCAACTACCCGCTGCTCGAAACAACGGAGCGTGTATTCCGCAAGGTATGGGAGATGGCCTGTTACGGCGGCTTTCTGAGCGCGCGCGAGGCTGCGCGCGTGATGCTTCCACGCGAGCGCGGATGCATCTTCTTCACCGGTGCGACGGCGAGTATGCGCGGCGGCGTGGGTTATTCTGCATTCTCTGCAGCGAAGTTCGGACTACGCGCCGTCGCCCAGAGCACTGCGCGCGAGCTCGGTCCGAAAAACATCCACGTAGCGCATTTGATCATCGACGCCGGCGTCGATACTGCATGGGTGCGCGATCGCATTCGGGAGCGCGAAGGCGACGACGCCATGAAGAACTTCGACACTTCGCGCCTGATGAGGCCGGCCGCCGTCGCGGACTCATACTGGCAGCTTTATCAGCAGCCGCGCGATGCGTGGACATTTGAAATGGAGATTCGCCCCTTCGGCGAGAAATGGTAG
- a CDS encoding 2-hydroxychromene-2-carboxylate isomerase: MAKVEFHFDFGSPNAYLSHLVIPEIEKRVAVKFEYVPILLGGVFKLTNNRSPAETLRGIKNKPEYERLETQRFIRRHGIKRYTPNPFFPVNTLVLMRGAIAARKLAIFERYVDEIYRHMWADPKKMDDPAVMRAAFEESGFDVTQFQKLIETPEVKNELLENTNRSVERGTFGAPTFFVGNEIYFGKDRLRDVEEEIIARR; this comes from the coding sequence ATGGCAAAAGTAGAATTTCATTTCGACTTCGGCAGTCCGAATGCGTACCTCAGTCATCTCGTAATTCCAGAAATAGAAAAACGAGTCGCCGTCAAATTCGAGTATGTTCCGATCCTGCTTGGCGGCGTATTCAAGCTGACGAACAACCGCTCGCCGGCGGAGACGCTGCGCGGAATCAAGAACAAGCCCGAGTACGAGCGCCTCGAGACCCAGCGTTTCATCCGCCGCCACGGAATCAAGCGCTATACGCCCAATCCGTTTTTCCCGGTCAACACTCTCGTGCTGATGCGCGGCGCAATCGCGGCGCGCAAGCTGGCAATCTTCGAACGTTACGTCGATGAGATTTACCGGCACATGTGGGCCGACCCGAAGAAAATGGACGATCCTGCAGTCATGCGCGCAGCGTTCGAAGAATCCGGCTTCGACGTCACTCAATTCCAGAAGCTGATTGAAACGCCAGAAGTGAAAAACGAACTCCTCGAAAACACCAACCGCTCAGTAGAACGCGGCACCTTCGGCGCCCCAACCTTCTTCGTCGGCAACGAAATCTACTTCGGCAAAGACCGCCTCCGCGACGTGGAAGAGGAAATCATCGCGAGGCGTTAG
- a CDS encoding universal stress protein: protein MSFPYKRILCPIDFDEFSAQALKEAAALALSSGATLYVFHAVQINPLTSEGAIGGLGAGELYDSQLQLARTQIHQMMSELPKQLTCQVIVQMGEAGPSIIKQESAVGADIVVMATHGRRGLKHLVLGSVAEKIVRESHVPVLTVRPTA from the coding sequence ATGTCATTCCCGTACAAACGAATCTTGTGTCCGATAGATTTCGATGAATTCTCGGCTCAAGCGCTGAAAGAGGCCGCCGCTCTTGCCCTGAGCAGCGGCGCGACGTTGTACGTTTTCCACGCTGTGCAAATCAATCCGCTCACAAGCGAGGGCGCGATCGGCGGCTTGGGCGCCGGCGAGCTCTACGATTCTCAACTCCAACTGGCACGAACGCAGATCCACCAGATGATGAGCGAGCTCCCCAAGCAGTTGACCTGCCAGGTGATCGTTCAGATGGGCGAGGCCGGACCTTCGATCATCAAACAGGAGAGCGCCGTAGGAGCTGATATCGTCGTGATGGCCACGCATGGAAGACGGGGGCTCAAGCACCTCGTGCTCGGAAGCGTCGCGGAAAAGATCGTCCGAGAATCGCACGTCCCGGTCCTCACCGTGCGGCCAACCGCTTGA
- a CDS encoding enoyl-CoA hydratase-related protein, which produces MKVIFEKKAEIAYVTINRPERLNACDFETYGLLTDIWSEFRDDRALRVAIFTGTGERAFCAGSDIKSNYVDRTGREGARTPYAVMLELRKPIIAAINGHANGGGLEQVLACDIRVAAEHAQFGLGEARLGWLPGGGGTQRLPRLIPLGRALEMLYTGNRIDAQEAHRLGLVDYVVPMPQLMSRCEEIAMEICKSAPLAVQKIKEVVFRGLDLPLADGLRLEHESYKWLVDTEDAGEGAKAFAEKRPPDWKSK; this is translated from the coding sequence TTGAAAGTAATCTTCGAAAAGAAAGCTGAGATCGCCTACGTCACGATCAATCGGCCCGAGCGCCTGAACGCGTGCGACTTCGAAACCTACGGCCTCCTGACTGACATCTGGAGCGAGTTCCGTGACGATCGCGCGCTGCGGGTCGCGATCTTCACCGGCACGGGCGAACGCGCTTTCTGCGCCGGCAGTGATATCAAGTCTAACTATGTCGATCGCACGGGGCGCGAGGGCGCACGAACGCCCTATGCGGTGATGCTCGAACTGAGAAAGCCGATCATCGCGGCGATCAACGGCCACGCCAATGGCGGCGGCCTCGAGCAGGTGCTCGCTTGCGATATTCGTGTCGCGGCGGAGCATGCGCAATTCGGCCTCGGCGAAGCGCGGCTCGGATGGCTCCCGGGCGGCGGCGGCACGCAGCGCCTGCCAAGGCTTATCCCGCTCGGCCGCGCGCTCGAAATGCTCTACACCGGCAACAGAATCGACGCGCAGGAAGCGCATCGCCTCGGTCTGGTCGATTACGTAGTGCCGATGCCGCAACTGATGTCGCGATGCGAGGAAATCGCGATGGAGATTTGCAAGAGCGCGCCGCTCGCCGTGCAGAAAATCAAGGAAGTAGTATTTCGCGGCCTCGATCTGCCGCTCGCAGACGGGCTGCGTCTCGAGCACGAATCCTACAAGTGGCTAGTGGATACCGAAGACGCCGGCGAAGGCGCCAAGGCCTTCGCCGAAAAGCGCCCCCCTGACTGGAAGTCGAAATAG
- a CDS encoding DUF3313 domain-containing protein encodes MDYGLFRQRVAAALCVGALATMALMAGCSTTVESKPAAVQAVESGGTLPPDITGFLGADASKLQPGPKGGAALAYVDRNAAWSSYNKILLEPVQFWASADSKVSTADQQVLTTYFYNSLKTNLSKNFTIVDQPGPGVVRLQVALMDATTAVPGLRTISVIVPQARVLNMAQSLATDSYAFVGSAEAELKATDSQTGALLAEAVDKRAGGMGIKSAASFQWGDAQNAMDFWSEAIATRFQQFQQGNFPTATASN; translated from the coding sequence ATGGATTACGGGTTGTTTCGACAAAGGGTGGCAGCAGCGCTGTGCGTGGGAGCGCTGGCGACGATGGCGTTGATGGCAGGTTGTTCGACTACGGTTGAGAGCAAGCCGGCCGCTGTTCAGGCCGTCGAGTCCGGTGGGACACTGCCTCCCGACATAACTGGTTTCCTGGGGGCCGACGCGTCGAAGCTCCAGCCTGGGCCCAAAGGCGGCGCCGCGCTCGCGTACGTGGATCGCAATGCTGCCTGGTCGAGTTACAACAAGATTCTGCTCGAGCCCGTGCAGTTCTGGGCCTCGGCCGACTCCAAGGTGTCGACGGCCGATCAGCAGGTGCTGACGACGTATTTCTACAACTCGCTCAAAACGAATCTTTCGAAGAACTTTACTATTGTCGATCAGCCGGGACCGGGAGTGGTCAGGCTGCAAGTGGCACTGATGGATGCGACCACGGCGGTCCCCGGTTTGCGAACGATTTCGGTGATTGTCCCGCAAGCGCGGGTGCTCAACATGGCGCAGTCGCTTGCGACCGACAGCTATGCGTTCGTCGGCTCCGCTGAAGCCGAGCTGAAGGCCACCGATTCGCAGACCGGTGCGCTGCTGGCTGAGGCGGTCGACAAGCGCGCCGGTGGCATGGGCATCAAGAGTGCGGCGTCATTCCAGTGGGGCGACGCGCAAAACGCCATGGACTTCTGGTCTGAAGCGATCGCGACGCGCTTCCAGCAGTTTCAGCAGGGCAACTTCCCGACAGCAACCGCATCGAACTGA